The following nucleotide sequence is from Hevea brasiliensis isolate MT/VB/25A 57/8 chromosome 7, ASM3005281v1, whole genome shotgun sequence.
GTTTAATTCAGGAAATTCTTATTTAGACCAGATCCATCATAGATCTAAGATATTAGATATATTATGAGATAAGTCCCATATATTTATGTTTTGAGTTCAAAAtaggaaaaattatataataaaactgATATATGTATAATGATTCTACTGTAATAATTGATTGTAGTGGGTCTTcccataattaattattataattaaattattttatgtacAATAATTGCATCAAATAAAAATTCCTACAATAGACTAAAtctagacaaaaaaaaaatccatttaattccTTATGTGAAGCaacaatttacatttttttttttttataatatcgcCTACCTTGGTTTGATCCAGAATCTAAAAAGCAAAATAAGGAATGATTTGTTAGTTGTAGGCAAAGGATAAAATCTATTGTTTTTATATATTAATGATATGTCCATGTTGAATAGTTGAAAACAATAGGAAAGATATGGAAGACAGAGCGGCATCCTTTCAACAATAGCAAAGAATTTGCCATCTCAATTAATCATATGCACAAAGAGAATCACCTATTAACACAGACAAAATATTCAGCTACTAATGGAAAATGTTCTTATTATTTAATtgcaattttaaaaaataaattgctTATATAAAAGAAGATTGTAAGTTTTCTGGTATCGCTATGTTTACAATGGGCTACAATAATGCATGCAACTTGCGTTACGCCACAAACATCTTAACCTAAAATGAACAAACATCATCATTCAATTTTTTTGACGTTATTAGGTTTACACGTATAACCATGAAAGGACCCATGAAAGGACATAACCATGAAAGGACAAACtcaaaaatcatatatatatatatatatatatatatatataaactcaaaaatcatatatatatatatattattatccgAATACatctaataaatatattttattatatattttatatcttaaattattaatcaattaaatttaaataaaaatttatatatttttaataataataataacctataAAGTTTCCCTTTATTTAAAAaagatccatttttatttttgttcgctttaaaaaattataactatccagtaatttttatttttaaatttcattgtcATTTTTGTATAACTTGGTATGATTCTCCTAGAAGAGAAGGTCTTGGTAATTGGTATTGAACCAGCAACTACCGCTATCTGAGACGAACCTCCGTTGAGGCGCCGAGTGGTCCGGCTGACAAACTCCAGCTGGGCAATATATGTGGACCCCATATGTAGAGTCCTAAATAGCAAAAGTGACGTGTAGTTGTCCCTATGTCTTCCAGTCGCCCGGCCAAGCTCtgaaactaaaataatataaaaaggtTTTGCTTATGTAAATCCGTCAACGTCCCTCCAAACCCTCCCTAGTGGCTCTCTTTGTCCACGTGGATATACATTCGCTAATAGAGGCTGCCTTGCTTCTCCTATATATACCCACTTCGCTGCATCGCTTCCTCTCACAGCCAAAGAAAATAACACACACACCCATCTCATTGCTTGCTATAGtaatctctctttctctcttgatttTGATCTTGTTCTTCATCTTGATCATGGCCGTTGATTCAGGTCTATCGTCCCCACTAGATCCCTCTACATGTGAGAAAAACGCAAAGGCTCTTCAGTTCATTGAAGAGATGACAAGCAATGTTGACCTAGTGCAGGAAAGGGTTCTTGCAGAGATACTCTGTAGGAACTGTGAGActgaatatattaaaaaatttcaaCTCCAAGGGGCAACTGATCGAGTCAACTTCAAGGCCAAAATCCCTGTGGTTACTTACGAGGATATACAGCCTCAGATTCAGCGTATAGCTTGCGGTGACCGCTCTGCAATCTTTTCTGCTCACCCTGTCTCTGAGTTTCTCACTAGGTGAGAATTATTAAAACACTGCACAACTAATATTAATTTGGcagttggattttttttttgccctttcatgtttaatgaaaaaaaaaagagctctGAAAAACCATTTATGGAACTTGCAGTTCTGGTACTTCTGCTGGTAAGGAAAAACTGATGCCAACAATTCATGAAGAGTTGGACCGTCGCCGGTTATTATACAGTCTTCTCATGCCTGTCATGAATCTGTATGTTGTATATaccaaaggatttttttttttttttgggttaaatTGCCAAGTTGACAAATTTTCTCTGCTGTATTTTGGCAGCTATGTGCCGGGATTGGACAAAGGAAAGGCTCTGAATTTCTTGTTTGTGAAGGCTGAGACAAAAACCCCAAGTGGGATCTTGGCACGTCCGGTCCTCACAAGCTACTACAAGAGTGAGCACTTCAAGAACAGGCCATATGATCCCTACAATGTTTACACTAGCCCAGACGAGACCATTCTCTGCGCGGACTCCATCCAGAGCATGTACGCTCAAATGCTCTGTGGCCTCATTATGCGTGAAGAAGTTCTCCGAGTCGGCGCAGTTTTCGCCTCTGGCCTTCTCAGAGCCGTTCGGTTTCTTCAGACCAACTGGAAGCAACTCGTTGAGGATATCTCCTCTGGCACCTTAAATCCTAAAGTAACTGACCCATCAATAAAGGAATGCATGAGCAAAATCTTGAAGCCTAACTCGGAGCTTGCTGAGTTCATTACAAAACAATGCTCAGAAGAGAACTGGGAAGGTATCATCACAAGAATATGGCCCAATACAAAATATCTAGAGGTCATTATCACAGGAGCCATGGCCCAGTATATTCCCACGCTGGAATATTACAGTGCTGGGTTGCCCATGGCTTCCACCATGTATGCTTCCTCTGAGTGCTACTTTGGGCTTAACCTAAAGCCAATTTGCAAGCCATCTGAGGTTTGTTACACAATCATGCCAAACATGGCTTACTTCGAGTTCTTGCCTCGTGAACCCTCCGCACCTTCCCGTGACTGTCCTTCTCGTCTTTTGGACCTTGCTGACGTTGAAGTTGGCAAAGAATATGAACTGGTTATCACTACCTATTCCGGTCTGTACAGGTACCGCGTTGGTGATATCCTCCTGGTCACTGGGTTCTACAACAACGCTCCACAATTTCGCTTCTTAAGGAGAAAGAATGTCTTATTGAGTATTGACGTGGACAAAACCGATGAGGCTGAATTGCAGAAGGGCATTGAAAATGCTTCCTTACTGTTACGTGAGTTCAACACCAGTGTTGTTGAGTACACTAGCTATGCAGAAACCAAAACAATCCCAGGTCACTACGTGATATACTGGGAGTTGCTTATTAAAGATCCATCCAGTTCACCAACTGTGGAGGTCTTGAACCAGTGTTGCCTTGCCATTGAAGAGTCACTGAACATGGTGTATAGACGAGGGCGGGTAGCTGATAACTCAATTGGGCCACTGGAGATAAGGGTAGTGAAAAATGGCACCTTTGAGGAGCTCATGGATTATGCAATTTCAAGAGGTGCATCTATTAACCAGTACAAGGTGCCAAGGTGCGTCAGCTTCACACCCATCATGGAACTGCTGGACTCTAGGGTGGTGTCAAATCATTTTAGCCCATCTCTGCCACATTGTACCCCAGAACGACGCCGTTAAGTGCATGGAGAAAGGATAAAAAGGCCATCCTTTGGAAGATAGCTCAGTGAAAGCAACTACTCTCTAGATATGTCTGTCTCTTTTTTCATGAAATTAGCTTTTAAAAGTGTCTTTTGCAATTGCACAATGTCTGTGTTTGTGTAATAAGTTCACATAATCTGTACTACGCATGATGTAATTTTCCATTTCATGTTTGTTTGTCCATTGGAATCCTTTGCTCTCTTTCTCGcccacacactctctctctctctctctctctctctctctctctgcatcttttctttttcttt
It contains:
- the LOC110643427 gene encoding indole-3-acetic acid-amido synthetase GH3.3-like, which gives rise to MAVDSGLSSPLDPSTCEKNAKALQFIEEMTSNVDLVQERVLAEILCRNCETEYIKKFQLQGATDRVNFKAKIPVVTYEDIQPQIQRIACGDRSAIFSAHPVSEFLTSSGTSAGKEKLMPTIHEELDRRRLLYSLLMPVMNLYVPGLDKGKALNFLFVKAETKTPSGILARPVLTSYYKSEHFKNRPYDPYNVYTSPDETILCADSIQSMYAQMLCGLIMREEVLRVGAVFASGLLRAVRFLQTNWKQLVEDISSGTLNPKVTDPSIKECMSKILKPNSELAEFITKQCSEENWEGIITRIWPNTKYLEVIITGAMAQYIPTLEYYSAGLPMASTMYASSECYFGLNLKPICKPSEVCYTIMPNMAYFEFLPREPSAPSRDCPSRLLDLADVEVGKEYELVITTYSGLYRYRVGDILLVTGFYNNAPQFRFLRRKNVLLSIDVDKTDEAELQKGIENASLLLREFNTSVVEYTSYAETKTIPGHYVIYWELLIKDPSSSPTVEVLNQCCLAIEESLNMVYRRGRVADNSIGPLEIRVVKNGTFEELMDYAISRGASINQYKVPRCVSFTPIMELLDSRVVSNHFSPSLPHCTPERRR